From Novipirellula artificiosorum, the proteins below share one genomic window:
- a CDS encoding type II toxin-antitoxin system RelE/ParE family toxin gives MDVRYADEVRDDLLVSMAWLDERCGGLGDQLEVEFFAAVSVVQDRPFSFAADHTGYRPCRLRRFTAVLYYRIESDIIVVMGLFVGGRDESRLHNRGEP, from the coding sequence ATGGATGTCCGCTACGCCGACGAAGTTCGCGACGATCTGCTCGTGTCGATGGCCTGGCTGGATGAACGTTGCGGTGGACTCGGCGATCAATTGGAAGTGGAGTTCTTTGCTGCGGTTTCGGTCGTTCAGGATCGTCCATTTTCGTTTGCTGCGGATCATACTGGTTACCGCCCCTGCCGACTTCGTCGTTTCACCGCTGTGCTATACTATCGCATCGAATCTGACATCATTGTCGTGATGGGTTTATTTGTCGGTGGTCGTGATGAATCTCGACTTCACAATCGCGGCGAAC
- a CDS encoding IS110 family transposase codes for MKILALDLGKFNTMCCFFDTKSRKHSFLNVTTRRDALTSVFKNRKIDLVVMESCRPSGWINDLAQSLGLSTLVCSTNEEAWRWANVKRKTDKDDALKLARLAAMRELEPVHLPSQEHREFRSLVKYRKMLDRRINKTKNTIRARFVNHGITIDSGDKAWHTGREHIDSFRKPIQECGADELWKGELDIELTILDSLTQQLDMIVKKIEAIGKTDPRIVRLMTIPGVGPRTAEILLALIKHGATMDNQYRPPDAFTSTNESDHRGFSNQFKTQTLSPRQSFTEIQEAEQHSLRPTARTRPTLSVMSTETS; via the coding sequence ATGAAAATTCTCGCTCTTGATCTCGGCAAATTCAATACGATGTGCTGCTTCTTTGACACAAAATCCAGAAAGCACTCGTTCCTCAACGTCACGACCCGCCGTGACGCCCTCACAAGCGTCTTCAAGAATCGTAAAATCGACCTCGTCGTGATGGAGTCGTGCCGCCCCTCAGGGTGGATCAACGACTTGGCCCAATCGCTCGGCCTCTCCACTCTCGTTTGCTCGACCAACGAGGAAGCTTGGCGATGGGCCAACGTCAAACGCAAAACCGACAAAGACGATGCACTCAAACTCGCTCGATTGGCCGCCATGCGGGAACTCGAGCCGGTCCATCTGCCCTCGCAAGAGCACCGCGAGTTCCGCTCGCTGGTCAAGTATCGCAAGATGCTCGACCGACGTATCAACAAAACCAAAAACACCATCCGTGCCCGGTTCGTCAACCACGGCATCACGATCGACTCGGGGGACAAGGCGTGGCACACTGGACGCGAGCACATCGACTCGTTCCGTAAACCGATCCAAGAGTGTGGAGCCGACGAACTCTGGAAGGGTGAACTCGACATCGAACTGACGATCCTCGATTCATTGACACAGCAATTGGACATGATCGTCAAAAAAATCGAAGCGATTGGTAAAACCGACCCACGCATTGTACGTCTGATGACGATTCCCGGTGTCGGACCTCGAACGGCTGAGATCCTGCTCGCCTTGATCAAACACGGAGCCACGATGGACAACCAGTATCGGCCGCCTGATGCCTTTACATCGACGAACGAATCGGACCATCGTGGCTTCTCAAACCAATTCAAAACTCAAACCCTTTCACCAAGACAATCATTCACGGAGATTCAGGAAGCCGAACAACATTCACTAAGACCAACGGCAAGGACAAGACCTACCCTGAGTGTGATGAGCACCGAGACAAGTTGA
- a CDS encoding addiction module protein — protein MTVEQAISDVASLPLEDQLRVVQAIWDRMPQDAGTSLTDPQRTELDRRLASYHANSDSALTESQLRKQIRDARS, from the coding sequence ATGACTGTAGAACAAGCCATCTCTGATGTTGCATCCCTCCCGTTGGAGGATCAACTGCGCGTCGTTCAAGCAATTTGGGACCGCATGCCGCAAGACGCTGGCACGTCACTGACTGATCCGCAACGTACCGAACTTGACCGACGCTTAGCGAGCTACCACGCAAATTCCGATTCCGCGCTAACTGAATCGCAATTACGCAAGCAAATCCGTGATGCTCGCTCGTGA